In one window of Nitrospirota bacterium DNA:
- the rbfA gene encoding 30S ribosome-binding factor RbfA, whose protein sequence is MAKTAYKRANRVADQIRMEVAEIIMRKTKDPRVASVTVTDVKLTDDLRLARVFVTTGADGQHEAEALAGLAKAGGFIRAELGRRLHLRYTPELIFQKDVSGPRGDRILALLEQVEVKDTPQD, encoded by the coding sequence ATGGCCAAAACGGCATACAAGCGGGCCAACCGCGTAGCCGACCAGATTCGGATGGAAGTGGCCGAGATCATCATGCGGAAGACCAAGGATCCCCGCGTGGCCTCGGTGACGGTGACGGATGTGAAGCTGACCGATGATCTCCGGTTGGCGCGGGTGTTCGTGACGACAGGGGCCGATGGCCAACATGAGGCCGAGGCGTTGGCTGGCCTGGCCAAGGCGGGCGGGTTTATTCGCGCCGAACTCGGACGGCGGCTGCACTTGCGGTACACGCCGGAATTGATTTTCCAGAAGGACGTGAGCGGCCCCAGGGGAGACCGGATTCTGGCCCTCTTGGAACAAGTCGAGGTCAAGGATACACCTCAGGACTGA
- the truB gene encoding tRNA pseudouridine(55) synthase TruB: protein MHLRTEGPSLCAVLVRDAVVGARVERLVEQSVARPRAVAKSVDGVLVVNKAPGWTSHDVVAKLRGLFRGRKVGHAGTLDPAATGVLPILLGKGTRIAEYLMDWDKEYRAVLRLGETTDTQDATGTILEARSTAGLTEEAIRSTIGRFQGRVAQVPPMYSAVKVGGVPLYKAARAGRTVERESREVTVHGIEVQGIAGRDVSLSVRCSKGTYIRTLCADIGEALGVGGHLLTLERRRVGPLTIERALTVEEVEARFPFGHLEDEVISLDAALAAVPAVIVDEATALRTLHGVPVPWRAAQWADNVGVANGRGGQTVRVKDRVGRLLALGRVPQEAGAEIAILKVLAEVNPQPA, encoded by the coding sequence ATACACCTCAGGACTGAAGGCCCTTCGTTGTGTGCGGTTCTTGTGAGGGATGCCGTGGTCGGTGCGCGAGTAGAGCGTTTGGTCGAGCAGTCCGTCGCAAGGCCCAGGGCCGTCGCCAAGTCTGTTGATGGGGTGTTGGTGGTCAACAAAGCGCCGGGTTGGACGTCCCATGACGTGGTGGCGAAGCTGCGGGGACTGTTTCGGGGGCGGAAAGTCGGGCATGCCGGCACGCTTGATCCTGCGGCGACCGGGGTGCTGCCGATCCTGCTGGGCAAGGGGACGCGCATCGCCGAGTACCTGATGGACTGGGACAAAGAATACCGGGCGGTGTTGCGTTTGGGCGAAACCACGGATACACAGGATGCCACCGGGACGATCTTGGAAGCACGCTCAACGGCGGGGTTGACGGAGGAGGCGATCCGGTCGACGATCGGGCGCTTTCAAGGACGGGTGGCGCAGGTGCCGCCGATGTACTCGGCGGTCAAGGTCGGGGGGGTGCCGCTGTACAAGGCGGCTCGAGCCGGACGGACGGTGGAACGGGAGTCCCGGGAAGTCACGGTGCACGGGATCGAGGTGCAGGGTATTGCCGGGCGGGATGTCTCGCTCTCGGTCCGCTGCTCCAAGGGGACCTACATCCGGACGCTCTGCGCGGATATCGGGGAGGCGCTGGGCGTTGGCGGGCACCTCTTGACGCTGGAGCGACGGCGCGTGGGCCCGCTGACAATTGAGCGCGCGCTGACCGTGGAAGAGGTCGAAGCTCGGTTCCCGTTCGGACATCTGGAAGACGAGGTGATTTCGCTGGACGCCGCGCTGGCCGCTGTGCCCGCCGTCATTGTAGACGAGGCCACCGCGTTGCGGACCCTGCATGGGGTCCCGGTGCCTTGGCGGGCGGCCCAGTGGGCGGACAATGTCGGAGTGGCGAATGGACGTGGCGGCCAGACGGTGCGCGTGAAGGACCGAGTGGGCCGCCTGTTGGCGCTGGGCCGGGTGCCGCAGGAAGCAGGGGCCGAGATCGCGATTCTCAAGGTGTTGGCGGAGGTGAATCCGCAGCCGGCATAG
- a CDS encoding 30S ribosomal protein S15 → MALTKEAKTEVIQGYRRHGTDTGSPEVQIAVLTNRITYLTEHFKLHKKDHHSRRGLLELVGRRRRLLDYLRGVDDGRYRAVLERLGIRK, encoded by the coding sequence ATGGCGTTGACCAAGGAAGCGAAGACCGAGGTGATTCAGGGGTACAGGCGGCACGGGACCGATACGGGTTCTCCGGAAGTCCAGATCGCCGTGCTTACCAACCGGATTACCTACCTAACGGAGCATTTCAAACTGCATAAGAAGGATCACCATTCGCGGAGGGGACTCTTGGAGTTGGTCGGCCGCCGCCGCCGCCTGCTGGATTACCTGCGCGGAGTGGATGACGGACGGTACCGGGCTGTCCTCGAGAGACTGGGCATCCGGAAGTAA
- the pnp gene encoding polyribonucleotide nucleotidyltransferase, whose product MVHTIDIDVAGRTLRLETGRMAKQAGGSVLASYGDTVILATAVASQTVKPGIDFLPLTVDYQEKAYAAGKIPGGYFKREGRPSEKEVLTSRLIDRPMRPLFPEGYYYETQVIASVLSADQTGSSDIVGITAASAALTLSDVPFGGPVAGIKIGRVNGQFVINPDLTALETSDLNLTVAGTADAVMMVEGGGSELPESVMIDAIELAHAEIKKIVAKILELQAKAGKPKRKVQAEQIDPVLTEEVRKLVAGPIRDAIMIPNKSARQERLDQVLAETVDKLKTDDPNRSRHIKLVFHGLEYTEVRDMILERGVRADGRGPADIRTVTCEVGVLPRTHGSALFTRGETQSLAVVTLGTTEDEQRIDALEGQYYRTFMLHYNFPPFSVGEARPLRSPGRREVGHGALAERAIKSVLPTKEEFPYTLRLVSDILESNGSSSMATVCGGTLALMDAGVPIKEPVAGIAMGLIKEGERVMVLSDILGLEDHLGDMDFKVTGTKNGVTALQMDIKIAGITPQLMRQALDQARKGRLYILDRMAAALAAPRTNLSAFAPRIFTLKIKQDKIRDVIGPGGKMIRSIIADCGVKINVEDTGAISIAAVDEASAKKAIERINQLTEEVEVGKLYLGTVRKIMDFGAFVEIIPGTDGLVHISQLAHHRVKAVADEVAEGDQIMVKVLEIDKQGKIRLSRKEAMAPPSDAKEPAAS is encoded by the coding sequence ATGGTGCACACAATTGACATTGACGTGGCCGGCCGGACGTTGCGGCTGGAGACCGGCCGCATGGCCAAACAGGCCGGCGGGTCGGTATTGGCCTCTTATGGGGACACGGTGATTCTGGCTACGGCCGTGGCTTCCCAGACCGTCAAGCCCGGCATCGATTTCCTGCCTCTCACGGTTGATTACCAGGAAAAGGCCTATGCGGCCGGCAAGATTCCGGGCGGCTATTTCAAGCGCGAGGGCCGGCCCTCCGAAAAGGAAGTGCTGACCAGCCGGCTAATCGATCGTCCGATGCGGCCGCTCTTTCCGGAAGGCTACTACTACGAGACGCAGGTCATCGCGTCGGTCCTGTCGGCGGACCAGACCGGTTCCTCGGACATCGTGGGAATCACCGCGGCCTCTGCTGCCTTGACGCTCTCGGATGTTCCCTTCGGCGGCCCCGTGGCCGGGATCAAGATCGGCCGGGTGAACGGGCAGTTCGTGATCAACCCTGACCTGACGGCGCTGGAAACCAGCGACCTGAACCTGACGGTGGCCGGCACGGCTGATGCCGTCATGATGGTGGAGGGCGGCGGCAGCGAGCTGCCTGAGTCGGTCATGATCGATGCGATCGAGCTGGCCCACGCCGAGATCAAGAAGATCGTGGCCAAGATTCTGGAACTGCAGGCGAAGGCGGGCAAGCCGAAGCGGAAAGTGCAAGCCGAGCAGATCGACCCGGTCTTGACCGAAGAGGTCCGCAAGCTGGTGGCGGGACCGATCCGGGACGCCATCATGATTCCCAACAAGTCCGCCCGCCAGGAGCGGCTGGATCAGGTCCTCGCGGAGACGGTCGACAAGCTGAAGACCGACGATCCGAATCGCAGCCGGCACATCAAGCTGGTCTTTCACGGGCTTGAATATACGGAAGTCCGGGACATGATCCTGGAGCGCGGGGTGCGGGCCGACGGCCGGGGGCCTGCGGACATTCGTACCGTGACCTGCGAGGTCGGGGTCCTGCCGCGCACTCACGGGTCCGCCTTGTTTACCCGGGGTGAAACGCAGAGTCTGGCGGTGGTCACGCTGGGCACGACGGAGGATGAGCAGCGGATCGACGCCCTCGAGGGGCAGTACTACCGGACGTTCATGCTGCACTACAACTTCCCCCCCTTCAGCGTCGGCGAGGCGCGGCCGCTCCGTTCTCCTGGCCGCCGTGAAGTGGGGCACGGGGCCTTGGCGGAGCGGGCGATCAAGTCGGTGCTTCCGACCAAGGAGGAGTTCCCCTACACGCTGCGCCTGGTGTCGGACATCCTGGAGTCCAACGGGTCTTCTTCCATGGCCACGGTCTGCGGCGGGACGCTGGCGCTGATGGACGCGGGGGTGCCGATCAAGGAGCCGGTGGCCGGCATTGCGATGGGGCTGATCAAAGAGGGCGAGCGGGTGATGGTGCTCAGCGATATCCTGGGCCTGGAGGATCATCTCGGAGACATGGATTTCAAGGTGACCGGCACCAAGAACGGGGTGACGGCCTTGCAGATGGATATCAAGATCGCCGGCATCACGCCGCAGTTGATGCGTCAGGCCCTTGATCAGGCCCGGAAGGGCCGACTCTACATCCTGGACCGGATGGCCGCCGCGTTGGCCGCGCCGAGGACGAACCTCTCCGCCTTTGCCCCCCGCATCTTTACGTTGAAGATCAAGCAGGACAAGATCCGCGACGTGATCGGGCCGGGCGGCAAGATGATCCGGAGCATCATCGCCGACTGCGGCGTGAAGATCAACGTGGAGGACACGGGGGCGATCTCGATCGCAGCCGTGGACGAGGCCTCCGCCAAGAAAGCGATCGAGCGGATCAACCAGCTGACCGAGGAGGTCGAGGTCGGCAAGCTGTACCTGGGCACCGTCCGCAAGATCATGGACTTTGGCGCGTTCGTGGAGATCATTCCGGGGACCGACGGCCTGGTCCACATTTCTCAGCTCGCGCACCATCGGGTCAAGGCAGTGGCCGACGAGGTCGCAGAGGGCGACCAGATCATGGTCAAGGTGCTGGAGATCGACAAGCAAGGGAAGATCCGGCTCAGCCGCAAGGAAGCGATGGCGCCGCCCTCGGACGCCAAGGAGCCGGCCGCCTCGTAA
- a CDS encoding insulinase family protein yields the protein MYRKLVLDNGLRVVTERMPALKSVTVGIWVNVGSRDEGTGEEGLSHFLEHMFFKGTKSRSATQISREIDALGGELNAFTSRETTTFYVKVLDQHIKPAVALLSDIFRQSRFAPKEVEKEKQVVLEEIRMVQDDPEDLVQELHAEQAMKRHPLGRSILGSARTIQELRRGQLLRYVRTHYHPQQTVVAVAGSFNLKELAPLLEKSFGTFTQPGAPRLHRWPSEVSGGLVVRKKTLEQAHLCLGLPGVALDHKDRYGAHALNALLGGSVSSRLFQEVRERRGLAYSIYSYLSSFSDSGTFTIYAATRPREAVRVVEVVSRELRRLQRRGVSGEELERTKNQMKGNLMLSLENSQSRMSKLAKDELHQGRHTSLEEMLAEIERVNVAQLLRLSREMLDLGRLSVTVLGPVSRKSLQSAVN from the coding sequence GTGTACCGCAAGCTGGTTCTGGACAACGGTCTCCGGGTCGTGACCGAACGGATGCCGGCGCTCAAGTCGGTGACGGTCGGCATCTGGGTCAATGTGGGGTCGAGGGATGAAGGGACGGGCGAGGAAGGCCTGTCCCACTTCCTCGAGCACATGTTCTTCAAGGGGACGAAATCCCGGTCCGCCACGCAAATATCCCGTGAGATCGATGCGCTGGGCGGCGAATTAAACGCGTTCACGTCTCGCGAGACCACCACCTTTTACGTGAAGGTGTTGGATCAGCACATCAAGCCCGCCGTGGCCCTTCTGTCCGACATCTTCCGCCAGTCCCGATTTGCCCCCAAGGAAGTGGAAAAAGAGAAGCAGGTGGTTCTGGAGGAGATCCGGATGGTCCAGGACGACCCCGAGGACCTTGTCCAGGAGCTTCATGCGGAGCAGGCCATGAAGCGGCATCCGCTGGGTCGTTCGATTCTCGGGTCTGCACGAACCATCCAGGAGCTGCGTCGTGGGCAGCTGCTCCGATACGTCCGGACCCACTACCATCCGCAGCAGACGGTTGTGGCTGTGGCGGGGAGTTTCAATCTCAAGGAATTGGCGCCTCTGCTGGAAAAGTCATTCGGCACCTTCACGCAACCCGGTGCCCCGCGCCTGCATCGTTGGCCGTCGGAAGTGAGCGGGGGCCTGGTCGTCCGCAAGAAGACGCTCGAACAGGCTCATCTGTGCCTGGGGCTTCCGGGAGTCGCCCTGGACCACAAGGACCGGTATGGCGCCCATGCACTGAATGCCTTGTTGGGCGGGAGCGTCAGCTCACGTCTCTTTCAGGAGGTTCGAGAGAGGCGTGGGCTGGCATACAGTATTTACTCCTACCTCTCGTCGTTTTCGGACAGCGGGACGTTTACGATCTATGCCGCCACCCGCCCGCGCGAAGCGGTCCGCGTGGTGGAAGTGGTCAGCCGGGAACTCCGCCGTCTCCAGCGCCGCGGTGTTAGCGGTGAGGAACTCGAACGGACAAAAAACCAGATGAAGGGCAACCTGATGTTGAGTCTGGAAAACTCTCAGAGCCGTATGAGCAAGTTGGCCAAAGACGAGCTGCATCAAGGGCGCCATACATCTCTTGAGGAGATGTTGGCCGAGATTGAGCGAGTCAATGTGGCGCAGTTGCTCAGGCTGAGCCGGGAGATGTTGGATTTAGGCCGGTTGTCAGTCACGGTGCTGGGGCCGGTCTCGCGTAAGTCTCTCCAGTCGGCCGTAAATTAG
- the mutS gene encoding DNA mismatch repair protein MutS: MNDSDLTPLMRQYREIKQAYQEAILFFRVGDFYEMFYEDAEEASRLLSIALTSRDKAKADPVPLCGVPHHAATGYIAKLLKAGRTVALCDQVEDPKLAKGLVRREVVRLYTPGTLIDTEFLPATESNFLASVATAEATTRTSDRGAQSARLGLAALDLSTGEFWIREFEGVGATTELLDELSRLEPREVLHRAGLAEEPLAWLAQLKGPRLCSQDPSRFLLATAERTLREQFGVGSLEAFGCQGLTLGLQAAGAAVRYLRETQPSACLTHVRRLRIRRPGHEMHLDSATIRNLELVRPLGSDPGQQIQATLLSVLDRTVSVMGSRLLREWILRPLVEPGPIQARLEAVAELLHNLPARTGIRTALRTVQDIVRLSSRISLGAAQPRELLALKQSVAALPAIRGLLTPLRASLLQELTNTWDDLGDVHELIERSILPDAPASIRDGGIIKDGCDAALDELRKTAKEGKSWIAKLEAQERERTGIESLKVRFNQVFGYYIEVTKANLSRIPPHYHRKQTLANAERFTTADLKELEDRVMGAETQLTSLEQELFERIRARLAEETQRLHAMGQAIAILDVLAALAETAGINGYVRPVIDDGGTLAITEGRHPVVERLDLPSGFIANDTRLDLTQNRLLIITGPNMAGKSTYLRQVALIALMAQMGSFVPARAATIGLVDRIFTRVGASDNLAAGQSTFMVEMTETAQILNCATARSLILLDEIGRGTSTYDGLSIAWAVAEYIQDQRQLGARTLFATHYHEMTELATLREGIKNYSVAVREQNDDVLFLRKIVEGGADRSYGIHVARLAGLPPAVINRSREVLAQLERSSAQPTQPDLFTAALAAPLPDPMLPHPHPIIEEVRQMDLFSMTPLEALNRLAELQRRLGESQDK; this comes from the coding sequence ATGAATGACAGCGACCTGACTCCCCTGATGCGCCAGTACCGGGAGATCAAGCAGGCGTACCAAGAGGCCATCCTCTTTTTCCGGGTCGGCGATTTCTACGAAATGTTCTATGAGGACGCGGAAGAGGCCTCGCGGCTGCTCTCGATCGCACTGACTTCCAGGGACAAAGCGAAGGCTGATCCGGTCCCGCTTTGCGGCGTACCACACCATGCGGCCACCGGCTACATCGCCAAACTCCTCAAGGCCGGGCGCACCGTGGCCCTCTGCGATCAGGTAGAAGATCCCAAGCTGGCCAAGGGCCTCGTTCGTCGCGAGGTGGTTCGTCTCTATACGCCCGGCACCCTGATCGACACCGAATTCCTGCCAGCCACCGAATCAAATTTTTTGGCCTCCGTGGCAACGGCCGAGGCGACGACCCGTACCTCGGACCGGGGCGCTCAATCAGCCAGGCTGGGGCTGGCGGCGCTGGACCTTTCGACCGGGGAATTTTGGATCAGGGAGTTTGAAGGGGTCGGCGCTACGACCGAGCTGCTGGATGAGCTGTCCAGACTGGAGCCCCGCGAGGTATTACACCGAGCAGGGCTCGCGGAAGAGCCCCTGGCCTGGCTGGCTCAACTGAAGGGTCCCCGCCTCTGCTCCCAAGACCCCTCCCGGTTCCTCCTGGCAACGGCGGAGCGCACCCTCCGGGAACAGTTCGGCGTAGGTTCGCTGGAAGCCTTCGGTTGCCAGGGCTTGACGCTCGGCTTGCAAGCAGCCGGGGCTGCGGTGCGGTACCTGCGGGAGACCCAACCCTCAGCCTGCTTGACCCATGTCCGCCGCCTCCGGATACGCCGTCCCGGACACGAGATGCATCTGGACAGCGCGACCATTCGCAACCTTGAATTGGTCAGACCGTTGGGCTCCGACCCGGGCCAACAGATCCAGGCCACGCTCCTATCGGTGCTCGACCGGACGGTCTCCGTCATGGGAAGCCGGCTGCTGCGGGAATGGATCCTGCGCCCCCTCGTGGAGCCAGGGCCGATCCAGGCCCGCTTGGAGGCCGTTGCGGAACTGCTGCACAACCTGCCGGCCCGCACGGGGATCAGGACGGCTCTCCGGACGGTCCAGGATATCGTGCGGCTGAGCAGCAGAATCTCGCTGGGTGCAGCCCAGCCGCGTGAACTGCTGGCGCTCAAACAGTCAGTCGCAGCCCTCCCGGCCATCCGAGGGCTGTTGACACCGCTACGCGCCTCCCTCTTGCAGGAACTCACCAACACATGGGACGACCTGGGCGACGTCCATGAGCTGATCGAACGTTCGATCCTCCCGGATGCGCCCGCCTCGATCCGGGACGGCGGAATCATCAAGGATGGCTGCGATGCCGCTCTGGACGAATTGCGCAAGACCGCCAAGGAGGGAAAGAGCTGGATCGCAAAGCTCGAAGCGCAAGAACGAGAGCGCACCGGAATCGAGTCGCTCAAGGTGCGCTTCAATCAGGTCTTCGGTTACTACATCGAGGTGACCAAAGCCAACCTGTCCCGGATCCCCCCCCACTACCATCGCAAGCAAACCCTGGCCAATGCGGAACGGTTTACCACGGCCGACCTGAAAGAGCTGGAAGACCGGGTAATGGGGGCCGAGACCCAGTTGACGTCGCTCGAACAGGAGTTGTTCGAGCGGATCCGCGCCAGGCTCGCCGAGGAGACGCAACGTTTGCATGCCATGGGACAGGCCATCGCCATCCTAGACGTGCTCGCGGCCTTGGCGGAAACCGCCGGCATCAACGGCTACGTCCGCCCGGTCATTGACGATGGAGGCACCCTTGCGATTACAGAGGGGCGTCACCCGGTGGTAGAGCGGCTGGACCTGCCGAGCGGATTCATCGCCAACGATACCAGACTGGACCTGACGCAGAATCGTCTCCTGATCATCACCGGTCCGAATATGGCCGGCAAAAGCACCTATCTCCGGCAGGTGGCGCTGATCGCCCTGATGGCGCAGATGGGCAGCTTCGTACCGGCCCGTGCCGCCACCATCGGCTTGGTCGACCGCATCTTCACGCGCGTCGGAGCCTCCGACAATCTGGCAGCCGGCCAGAGCACGTTCATGGTTGAAATGACCGAGACGGCTCAAATCCTCAACTGTGCGACCGCTCGCAGCCTCATCCTGCTCGATGAAATCGGACGAGGAACCAGCACCTACGACGGCCTCAGTATTGCCTGGGCGGTCGCCGAATACATCCAGGACCAGCGTCAGTTGGGCGCGCGCACGCTCTTTGCCACCCATTACCATGAAATGACGGAACTGGCCACTTTGCGCGAGGGAATCAAGAACTATTCGGTGGCTGTCCGCGAGCAAAATGACGACGTGCTATTCCTCCGCAAGATCGTAGAAGGCGGGGCGGATCGTAGTTATGGGATTCATGTCGCCAGGCTGGCCGGACTTCCGCCTGCGGTGATCAACCGATCTCGCGAGGTCTTGGCCCAACTGGAACGGTCGTCGGCCCAACCAACACAACCCGATCTGTTCACGGCCGCACTCGCCGCGCCTCTTCCCGATCCCATGCTCCCTCATCCCCACCCGATTATCGAGGAAGTCCGGCAGATGGACCTCTTTTCAATGACCCCGCTGGAAGCGTTGAATCGGCTCGCCGAACTCCAGCGCCGCCTTGGCGAGAGCCAAGACAAATAA
- a CDS encoding LapA family protein, with protein MIRLILVGILLLLSLTFFLQNQEQEVTLRYFFGLREATTELWRPVLSAFAVGLLVASILLFPAWVQVRLELRRKVKALQEAEADLERLRRPLQATDDSLPLTGARPSEKSTGELPDE; from the coding sequence ATGATTCGTCTCATCCTGGTCGGCATCTTGTTGTTGCTATCACTCACCTTCTTTCTCCAGAACCAGGAGCAGGAGGTCACTCTCCGCTATTTCTTCGGGCTCCGCGAAGCGACGACCGAGCTGTGGAGACCGGTACTCAGCGCCTTCGCCGTCGGCTTGTTGGTCGCATCCATTTTGCTCTTTCCGGCCTGGGTCCAGGTGCGGCTGGAGTTGCGGCGAAAAGTTAAGGCCCTGCAGGAGGCTGAAGCCGACCTTGAGCGGTTGCGGCGGCCGCTGCAGGCCACTGACGATTCCCTCCCTCTGACCGGAGCGCGGCCCTCCGAGAAGTCAACCGGGGAACTGCCCGATGAATGA
- a CDS encoding HIT domain-containing protein codes for MNVIWAPWRMAYVKNARKPARCIFCLEHGTCRDGARLILHRGRYGFVIMNRYPYNSGHLLVAPYAHVKSLELLPADCALDLIRMTNLSIQALQLAVRPEGFNVGFNLGQVSGAGIEAHLHLHIVPRWNGDTNFMSVLAETRVIPEHLRSTYRTLRAAFRSALASHRPAAGLRRVRSPEAGAKRRTKVQRQSLPTNASRRSAKANP; via the coding sequence ATGAACGTCATCTGGGCTCCTTGGCGCATGGCCTATGTGAAGAACGCGCGCAAGCCCGCGCGCTGCATCTTCTGCTTGGAACATGGCACCTGCCGCGATGGTGCACGTCTGATCCTCCACCGGGGCCGGTATGGATTTGTCATCATGAACCGGTACCCGTACAATAGCGGACACCTCCTCGTCGCGCCCTACGCGCACGTCAAAAGCCTGGAATTGCTCCCGGCCGACTGCGCCTTGGATCTGATCCGGATGACGAACCTCTCGATCCAGGCTCTGCAACTGGCCGTCAGGCCTGAAGGGTTTAACGTGGGATTCAACCTGGGCCAGGTCAGCGGCGCCGGAATCGAGGCCCACCTCCATCTCCATATCGTCCCTCGCTGGAACGGCGACACGAATTTCATGTCTGTGCTGGCCGAGACTCGTGTCATTCCCGAACACTTGCGGTCCACTTATCGGACGCTCCGTGCGGCGTTCCGATCGGCGCTCGCAAGCCACCGACCTGCGGCGGGCCTCCGCCGCGTCCGTTCGCCGGAGGCTGGCGCCAAACGGAGGACGAAGGTCCAGCGGCAATCCCTTCCAACAAACGCCTCAAGAAGGAGTGCGAAAGCAAACCCATGA
- the tsaE gene encoding tRNA (adenosine(37)-N6)-threonylcarbamoyltransferase complex ATPase subunit type 1 TsaE: MPSPRPRHPSATNSPKGSRVGRATSDTRAAQSSAKPTGRTPDQSHLPADIWQTVTRSAAETERLGRATGQALRGGETLALYGELGSGKTVFVRGLAVGLGAPSRAVSSPTFVLVHEYPGRLRLVHADFYRIEQESDLRHLGLPDYQDGLTVLAIEWAEKAGAELPQDRLEIRLGHVTATSRSIVMQATGPSARACLTRIATQAKTVRDPVSAERRERPRR, translated from the coding sequence ATGCCTTCACCCAGACCACGACATCCGTCGGCTACTAACAGTCCCAAGGGCTCCCGCGTTGGGCGGGCTACCTCGGACACCCGCGCGGCACAGTCCTCTGCCAAACCGACCGGACGCACACCGGACCAGTCCCATCTGCCCGCCGACATCTGGCAGACGGTCACGCGATCAGCCGCAGAGACCGAACGGCTCGGCCGCGCCACCGGCCAAGCCCTGCGGGGAGGTGAAACCCTCGCGTTATACGGAGAGCTGGGAAGCGGGAAGACGGTGTTCGTGCGCGGATTGGCCGTAGGACTCGGGGCTCCGTCCCGGGCCGTCAGCAGCCCCACGTTCGTGCTGGTCCACGAGTATCCAGGCCGTCTGCGGCTGGTCCATGCAGACTTCTACCGGATTGAACAGGAGTCGGATCTACGACACCTGGGCCTACCCGACTACCAGGATGGCTTGACCGTCCTGGCCATCGAATGGGCCGAGAAGGCCGGCGCGGAGTTGCCGCAAGACCGGCTCGAGATCCGCTTGGGCCATGTGACCGCGACATCCCGTTCCATCGTCATGCAGGCCACCGGCCCAAGCGCGCGAGCCTGCCTGACCCGGATAGCCACCCAGGCAAAGACCGTCCGCGATCCGGTTTCCGCGGAACGGAGGGAGCGGCCTCGTCGATGA